In Pedobacter sp. SL55, the following proteins share a genomic window:
- a CDS encoding histidine kinase N-terminal 7TM domain-containing protein, producing the protein MEFSFNGYGLVLLFFGILTSIMAIYIYKRGTTVVRWFGLMMASNAIWSIAYGLELSSQSQEQALFFINIEYLGIATLPLNWFLFCLNFCNKQCWYKKPHNLISILIVPIATLALVWTNPLHHLHYQEVKMSYQGPFPMLALTPGIWYRIFTIYFYALLASGCYLIFNKFKSSDPIYKKQNYSIIIAAVIPWAANLSYLVGIRPLGFIDITPFAFILTTFLVFLGIYRFRLFDSVPIAREKVLDLMTDGFLVVDEKHRVIDYNSALNRFIDKQKNHKIIGSSIEDIFGSHPEIIQQIQAENSCKMELQTTVNNQTVYFEVEILVQQENKLNEAFTIIKLQDLTGAKKDALIAKEQTNELEKVNQLKDRIFSIISHDLRGPLVNLSEVLKMFSYNLISDEEFKALSPALSKDIVYTTDLLENILHWSRSQLQGFGVKKEFFNVRNTILNEINYHITSASLKKINILHDVFPNQIAYADVLMFQIVIRNLLNNAIKFCNEGCEIIITAVYQNDGMLKVCIKDSGVGISENFLQKLFKEENVSSRGTNNEKGTGLGLMICKDFMTRNGGDISVSSKVGVGTTFCVTLPTEP; encoded by the coding sequence ATGGAATTTTCCTTTAATGGTTACGGCTTAGTATTACTATTTTTTGGAATACTGACCTCAATAATGGCAATTTACATTTACAAAAGAGGCACTACGGTTGTTCGCTGGTTTGGCTTAATGATGGCATCAAATGCAATTTGGTCTATCGCATACGGATTAGAACTATCTAGCCAGAGCCAAGAGCAAGCCTTATTTTTTATCAATATCGAATATTTGGGCATTGCTACCCTACCTTTAAATTGGTTTTTATTTTGTTTAAATTTTTGTAACAAACAATGTTGGTATAAAAAACCTCATAATTTAATTTCGATACTCATTGTACCCATTGCTACCTTAGCACTAGTATGGACCAACCCTTTGCACCACCTCCATTACCAGGAGGTAAAAATGTCTTATCAAGGGCCATTCCCAATGCTAGCACTTACACCAGGCATTTGGTACCGTATATTTACAATTTACTTTTATGCGCTACTAGCTAGTGGTTGTTATTTAATATTCAACAAATTTAAAAGCTCAGACCCTATCTATAAGAAACAAAATTACAGCATCATTATTGCAGCTGTTATTCCGTGGGCAGCAAACTTGAGCTATTTGGTGGGCATTAGACCTTTAGGTTTTATAGACATTACCCCATTTGCCTTTATACTAACCACATTTTTGGTGTTTTTGGGAATTTATCGTTTTAGATTATTTGACAGCGTTCCAATTGCGAGAGAAAAGGTATTAGATTTAATGACGGATGGTTTTTTGGTTGTTGATGAAAAGCATCGTGTTATTGATTATAACTCTGCATTAAATCGATTTATAGATAAACAAAAAAATCATAAAATTATTGGTTCTAGCATTGAAGATATTTTTGGCAGTCATCCCGAAATTATACAGCAAATACAAGCAGAAAACAGCTGTAAAATGGAACTACAAACAACCGTTAACAATCAGACCGTATATTTTGAAGTAGAGATACTTGTTCAGCAAGAAAACAAACTTAATGAGGCATTTACCATTATTAAATTGCAAGATTTAACTGGAGCAAAAAAAGATGCACTAATTGCGAAAGAACAAACTAACGAGTTAGAAAAAGTAAACCAATTAAAAGATCGTATTTTTTCAATTATTTCTCATGATTTAAGAGGGCCTTTGGTTAACTTATCTGAAGTGTTGAAAATGTTTTCTTACAATCTAATTAGTGATGAAGAATTTAAGGCACTCTCTCCAGCACTAAGTAAAGATATTGTTTACACTACAGATTTATTAGAAAACATACTGCATTGGTCTAGAAGCCAATTGCAAGGGTTTGGTGTTAAAAAAGAGTTTTTCAATGTGCGTAATACCATTTTAAACGAAATAAATTACCATATTACCTCTGCCTCTTTAAAGAAAATAAACATTCTTCATGATGTTTTCCCTAACCAAATTGCCTATGCAGATGTATTAATGTTTCAAATTGTGATTAGGAACCTACTTAACAACGCTATCAAATTTTGCAACGAAGGCTGTGAAATTATCATTACAGCGGTATATCAAAATGATGGCATGCTAAAAGTTTGCATTAAAGACAGTGGTGTGGGCATTTCAGAAAATTTTCTGCAAAAATTATTTAAAGAAGAAAACGTTTCATCTAGGGGCACCAACAATGAAAAGGGAACAGGCCTAGGTTTAATGATTTGCAAAGACTTTATGACAAGAAACGGTGGCGACATTAGCGTAAGTAGTAAAGTTGGAGTAGGCACAACCTTTTGTGTTACCTTGCCTACCGAACCTTAA
- the trxA gene encoding thioredoxin: MALEITDANFEELVLKSDKPVLVDFWAEWCGPCRMVGPVVEEIAKEYEGKALVGKVNVDNNPQISMQFGIRNIPALLYFKGGEVVDKQIGAVPKSVLAGKLDSQL; the protein is encoded by the coding sequence ATGGCTTTAGAAATAACAGATGCTAACTTCGAAGAGTTAGTATTAAAATCAGATAAACCTGTTTTGGTAGATTTTTGGGCAGAGTGGTGCGGTCCTTGCCGTATGGTTGGCCCAGTAGTAGAAGAAATTGCTAAAGAATATGAAGGTAAAGCTTTGGTAGGAAAAGTAAACGTAGATAACAACCCGCAAATTTCTATGCAATTCGGTATCCGTAATATCCCAGCTTTATTGTACTTTAAAGGTGGCGAAGTAGTAGATAAACAAATTGGTGCTGTGCCAAAATCGGTATTAGCAGGTAAGCTAGATAGCCAATTGTAA
- the dnaE gene encoding DNA polymerase III subunit alpha → MYLIFDTETTGLPRNFNAPITDTDNWPRCIQIAWQLHDELGNLIEHQDYLVKPEGFNIPYDAERIHGISTDLAEEQGIPLADVLQKFNEVLGKAKFVVGQNIKFDINIMGCELHRFGVDSPLADMPVLDTCTEVTADLLKIPGGRGGKFKLPTLTELHQYLFGTPFGEAHNATADVEATTRCFLELVKKQVFTKEELQVDTDYFLRFKEANPFPIEPVGLQHINLKAASDEIRKRKGADAGGVSKQTLANNKAALADATFVHLHNHTQFSVLQSTISVPALVKAAVEKGMPAVALTDHANMMGAFHFVNNVLNHNKAAEAKNKEALEKGETPTAQILKPIIGVEFFVCDNHTDKTRKDDGYQVVFLAKNKQGYHNLAKMSSIAYTKGFYYVPRIDRTVVEQYKENLIVLTGNMYGEVPSKILNIGEKQAEEALLWWKAQFGDDFYIELMRHGQENEDRVNEVLIKMAAEHQIKMVATNNTYYVNKKDAHAHDILLCVKDAEKLATPIGRGRGFRYGMPNHEYYFKSADEMKTLFADVPEAIINIQEILDKIEAYKLAREVLLPKFDIPEEFVVAEDEVDGGKRGENKFLRHLTYVGAEKRYGELTPDITERLDFELQTIEKTGYPGYFLIVQDFIAEARRRDVSVGPGRGSAAGSAVAYCLGITNIDPIKYDLLFERFLNPDRVSMPDIDIDFDDEGRGRVMDYVINKYGSSQVAQIITYGTMAAKSSIRDTARVLDLPLFEADKVAKLVPNMKLAKIFNLEEKALKEALRPDEFENVNLLKGLAAGKDLAAETLQQAIVLEGSVRNTGIHACGVIITPDDITNFVPVATAKDSDLYVTQFDNSVVESAGLLKMDFLGLKTLTLIKDTVKLVKKRHDIDLDPDNFPIDDVKTYELFQRGETIGIFQYESPGMQKYMKELKPTVFGDLIAMNALYRPGPMEYIPSFVRRKHGTEPITYDLDACEEYLKETYGITVYQEQVMLLSQKLAGFTKGEADVLRKAMGKKQKDVLDKMKPKFVKQASEKGHKAEILEKIWKDWEAFASYAFNKSHSTCYAWIAYQTAYLKAHYPAEYMAAVFSNNMSDIKQVAFFMEECRQMGVTVLGPDVNESDMKFSVNAKGEVRFGLSAVKGVGEKAVESIIEERVANGPYPTVFEFAKRSNTRIVNKKAYESFVYGGAFDAFGYHRAQYFFIGANDKLNGIEKLIKYANDFQNNQNSSQSSLFGGSKADLILEPSFPVAPEWGLIDRLKYEKDAIGIFLSGHPLDDYRFELDRYCPYKVKHLSVINKIRTGDTNEEVLSEFEALKNRELVIGGLVAMASQRITKTGKPFGIFTFEDYDDSCEIALFGDDFLKFKQFLTEGYFLQIRGKLGLRFGKEGDWEFKITSIDLLSGLRDKLTKSLTLLFPIEAVNDSFMQQIQDILDENKENAEAQNCKLNFEVYDMEKGLKLEMPSKNQRINPNNQFLNKLKEMDFVDYRLN, encoded by the coding sequence ATGTACTTAATTTTCGATACAGAAACCACAGGTTTACCCCGTAATTTTAATGCTCCAATTACCGATACTGATAATTGGCCGCGTTGTATCCAAATTGCTTGGCAACTGCACGATGAGTTAGGTAATTTAATAGAGCATCAGGATTATTTGGTTAAGCCCGAAGGTTTCAATATCCCTTATGATGCAGAGCGTATTCACGGTATTTCTACCGATTTGGCAGAAGAACAAGGCATACCTTTAGCCGATGTGTTGCAGAAATTTAACGAGGTGTTGGGTAAGGCCAAATTTGTTGTAGGGCAAAACATCAAGTTTGATATTAATATTATGGGCTGCGAGCTGCACCGTTTTGGCGTAGATAGCCCTTTGGCAGATATGCCAGTATTGGATACCTGTACCGAAGTTACTGCCGATTTGTTGAAAATTCCTGGAGGTAGGGGCGGTAAGTTCAAATTACCTACGCTAACCGAATTACATCAGTATTTATTTGGTACTCCTTTTGGCGAAGCGCACAACGCCACCGCCGATGTAGAGGCCACTACGCGTTGCTTTTTAGAGCTGGTTAAAAAACAGGTTTTTACCAAAGAAGAGCTTCAGGTTGATACCGACTACTTTTTACGTTTTAAGGAAGCCAACCCCTTTCCTATTGAACCTGTTGGGCTGCAGCATATCAATCTAAAAGCCGCTTCTGATGAAATTAGAAAAAGAAAAGGGGCAGATGCCGGAGGGGTTTCTAAACAAACTTTGGCAAATAATAAAGCCGCTTTAGCCGATGCTACTTTTGTACACTTACATAACCATACACAGTTTTCTGTTTTACAAAGTACCATCAGTGTGCCTGCATTGGTAAAAGCTGCAGTAGAAAAAGGTATGCCAGCTGTAGCATTAACCGATCATGCCAATATGATGGGTGCCTTTCACTTTGTTAATAATGTGCTTAACCACAACAAAGCTGCAGAGGCCAAAAACAAAGAGGCTTTAGAAAAAGGCGAAACGCCTACCGCACAAATTCTGAAACCGATAATTGGAGTAGAGTTTTTTGTATGCGATAACCATACCGATAAAACCAGAAAAGACGACGGTTACCAAGTAGTATTTTTGGCGAAAAACAAGCAGGGCTACCATAATTTGGCCAAAATGTCGTCTATTGCTTATACCAAAGGTTTTTATTATGTGCCCAGAATAGATAGGACGGTTGTAGAGCAATACAAAGAAAACCTGATTGTATTAACGGGTAACATGTATGGAGAAGTACCGAGTAAAATTTTAAATATTGGCGAGAAGCAAGCCGAAGAAGCTCTGCTGTGGTGGAAAGCGCAATTTGGCGATGATTTTTACATAGAACTAATGCGTCATGGGCAGGAAAATGAGGACCGTGTAAACGAGGTTTTGATTAAAATGGCAGCCGAGCACCAAATAAAAATGGTGGCCACCAACAATACTTATTACGTAAATAAAAAAGATGCCCATGCCCACGATATTTTATTGTGTGTTAAAGACGCCGAAAAACTAGCCACGCCAATTGGTAGAGGTAGGGGGTTTAGGTATGGTATGCCTAACCACGAATACTATTTCAAGTCGGCAGATGAAATGAAAACTTTGTTTGCTGATGTGCCAGAGGCAATTATCAATATTCAAGAAATTCTTGATAAAATCGAAGCCTATAAACTTGCTAGGGAAGTTCTGTTACCTAAGTTCGATATTCCAGAAGAGTTTGTAGTTGCCGAAGATGAGGTAGATGGCGGTAAACGGGGGGAGAACAAATTTCTTCGTCACTTAACTTATGTTGGCGCAGAGAAACGTTATGGAGAGCTTACGCCAGACATTACTGAGCGTTTAGATTTTGAGCTGCAAACCATCGAAAAAACAGGATATCCTGGTTACTTTTTGATTGTACAAGATTTTATCGCCGAAGCTCGTCGTAGAGATGTGTCTGTAGGGCCTGGTCGTGGTTCGGCTGCGGGTTCTGCGGTGGCGTATTGTTTGGGCATTACCAATATCGATCCAATTAAGTACGATCTCCTTTTTGAGCGTTTCCTTAACCCCGACCGTGTTTCCATGCCCGATATTGATATCGACTTTGATGATGAGGGGCGTGGCCGAGTAATGGATTACGTAATTAACAAATACGGCTCTAGCCAAGTGGCACAAATCATTACCTATGGTACAATGGCGGCTAAATCTTCTATTAGAGATACCGCTAGGGTGTTAGATTTGCCATTGTTCGAAGCAGATAAAGTGGCCAAGTTAGTGCCAAACATGAAGCTGGCAAAAATCTTCAATTTGGAAGAGAAGGCCTTAAAGGAAGCATTACGGCCGGATGAGTTTGAAAATGTAAACTTGTTAAAAGGACTTGCTGCGGGAAAAGATTTAGCGGCAGAAACTTTGCAACAGGCCATAGTTTTAGAAGGCTCGGTGCGTAATACAGGTATCCACGCTTGTGGGGTAATTATCACACCAGATGATATTACCAATTTCGTTCCCGTAGCTACCGCTAAAGACAGTGATTTATACGTAACCCAGTTTGATAACTCGGTGGTAGAAAGTGCCGGTCTACTTAAAATGGACTTTTTAGGGCTAAAAACTTTAACCTTAATTAAGGATACCGTAAAGCTGGTTAAAAAGCGCCATGATATTGATCTAGATCCAGATAACTTCCCAATTGATGATGTGAAAACCTACGAGCTTTTCCAGCGTGGCGAAACCATAGGTATTTTCCAATATGAAAGCCCGGGTATGCAGAAATACATGAAGGAGCTAAAACCTACGGTATTTGGAGATTTAATTGCGATGAATGCACTTTACCGTCCGGGGCCGATGGAGTATATCCCAAGTTTCGTTCGTCGTAAACACGGTACAGAACCCATTACTTACGATTTGGATGCTTGCGAGGAATATCTAAAAGAAACCTATGGTATCACGGTTTACCAAGAGCAGGTAATGCTTTTATCGCAAAAATTGGCTGGCTTTACCAAAGGCGAGGCCGATGTGTTGCGTAAGGCCATGGGTAAAAAGCAAAAAGACGTATTGGATAAAATGAAGCCTAAGTTTGTTAAACAGGCTTCAGAAAAAGGGCATAAGGCAGAAATATTAGAGAAAATCTGGAAAGATTGGGAAGCATTTGCATCTTATGCCTTTAACAAATCTCACTCTACTTGCTACGCTTGGATTGCCTACCAAACTGCCTATTTAAAAGCTCATTATCCAGCTGAGTACATGGCGGCAGTATTTTCTAACAACATGAGCGACATTAAACAAGTGGCTTTCTTTATGGAAGAATGTAGGCAAATGGGCGTAACCGTATTGGGTCCAGATGTGAATGAATCTGATATGAAGTTCTCCGTAAATGCCAAAGGCGAAGTTCGATTTGGGCTATCGGCTGTAAAGGGTGTGGGAGAAAAGGCGGTAGAAAGTATCATAGAAGAACGGGTAGCAAACGGGCCTTATCCAACAGTATTTGAATTTGCTAAACGCTCTAACACCCGTATCGTTAACAAAAAAGCTTATGAGAGTTTTGTATATGGCGGTGCTTTTGATGCTTTTGGATACCATAGAGCACAGTATTTTTTCATAGGTGCTAACGATAAATTAAATGGAATCGAAAAGTTGATTAAATATGCCAACGATTTTCAAAATAACCAAAATTCTTCTCAATCGTCACTTTTTGGAGGTTCTAAGGCCGATTTGATTTTAGAGCCGAGTTTTCCGGTAGCGCCAGAATGGGGACTTATTGACAGGTTGAAATATGAAAAGGATGCTATTGGAATTTTCCTTTCTGGACACCCACTAGATGATTATCGCTTTGAGCTAGATCGGTATTGTCCGTACAAAGTGAAGCATCTTTCTGTTATTAATAAAATTAGAACTGGCGATACCAATGAAGAAGTTTTGTCAGAGTTTGAAGCATTAAAAAACAGAGAACTGGTAATTGGTGGTTTGGTGGCAATGGCCTCGCAACGCATTACTAAAACAGGCAAGCCATTTGGCATATTTACTTTCGAAGATTATGACGATAGTTGTGAAATTGCTCTGTTTGGAGATGATTTCCTGAAATTTAAACAATTTTTAACCGAAGGATATTTCTTGCAAATACGAGGTAAATTAGGGCTGCGCTTTGGTAAAGAAGGAGATTGGGAGTTTAAAATTACCAGCATCGATTTGCTTTCTGGCCTACGCGATAAATTAACGAAGTCGCTTACGTTGCTGTTTCCTATAGAAGCCGTAAATGACAGTTTTATGCAGCAGATACAAGATATTTTGGATGAGAACAAAGAAAATGCAGAAGCACAAAACTGTAAGCTTAATTTTGAGGTTTATGATATGGAGAAAGGCTTAAAGTTGGAAATGCCTTCTAAAAATCAAAGAATTAATCCCAATAACCAATTTTTAAATAAGTTAAAGGAAATGGATTTTGTGGATTACCGGTTGAATTAG